A stretch of the Ammoniphilus sp. CFH 90114 genome encodes the following:
- a CDS encoding DUF429 domain-containing protein — MRVIGIDLAGPANHQDTVMTIFRESEEGLYFEQQWKKVSDDQIIRIITELSAEQTLYIGLDAPLSYQDGGGLRAQDRELQIAIGDVGMRKSSIMPPTFTKMVYLTLRGVTLTRTLLSLPTRNRIRIAEVHPGAVFGMRMTDKIDVVLNYKTDFEDRSSILTHFPIWKVYDVPQEVALESHTLDSCGAALGVWNWSRGEAKWEYQACPPYHPFPVVC, encoded by the coding sequence ATGAGGGTAATAGGAATTGATTTAGCAGGACCGGCTAATCATCAGGATACCGTGATGACAATTTTTAGAGAGAGTGAAGAGGGTTTGTACTTTGAACAACAATGGAAAAAGGTCTCCGATGATCAAATCATTCGTATCATAACAGAGCTTAGTGCTGAACAAACCCTTTACATTGGATTAGATGCTCCGCTTTCTTATCAAGATGGAGGGGGTCTTCGTGCACAAGACCGCGAGCTTCAGATAGCAATAGGCGATGTAGGTATGAGAAAAAGTTCGATTATGCCACCTACCTTTACAAAGATGGTGTACTTAACGTTAAGAGGTGTTACACTCACAAGAACGTTGTTATCCTTACCTACAAGGAATAGGATCCGAATCGCGGAAGTTCATCCAGGAGCCGTGTTTGGAATGCGAATGACGGACAAGATTGATGTTGTTTTAAATTATAAAACCGATTTTGAGGATAGGAGTAGCATCTTAACTCATTTCCCAATATGGAAAGTTTATGATGTGCCACAAGAAGTGGCACTAGAATCCCACACTCTTGATTCATGTGGAGCAGCACTTGGTGTTTGGAATTGGAGCCGTGGAGAGGCGAAGTGGGAATATCAAGCTTGTCCACCTTATCACCCGTTTCCGGTCGTCTGTTAG
- a CDS encoding LysR family transcriptional regulator, with the protein MNFEQLEAFIYVAETRSFSKAGDILFLSQPSVSSRVKSLEDQMGCSLFNRSSQGISLTIAGETFLPYAQKLLQYQQEGMLSVDNVKNHYKGELSFSSVLIAANYIIPDIIHQFHYLYPQIKTTIHTGHSKDILNMVLERQVPLGIARSISHPLIESMHLIDDEMILVVYPQHHYSSRDTISIEEVATEPLILFNRGSLDWTLIHSAFKRLAIKPNVIMEVDSIEVAKKVVSKKTGIAILPKFAVEEELKSNELREVVISNIPKINRPFELIYLKESTFDENTKLFKEFLIKAIKEGKRSK; encoded by the coding sequence ATGAATTTTGAACAACTTGAGGCTTTTATCTATGTAGCCGAAACAAGAAGTTTCAGTAAAGCGGGAGACATCCTCTTCTTATCCCAGCCCTCAGTAAGCTCAAGGGTAAAATCACTTGAGGATCAGATGGGTTGTTCCTTATTTAATCGTTCTTCACAAGGGATTTCGTTAACTATTGCTGGAGAGACATTCCTGCCGTATGCTCAAAAATTATTACAATATCAACAAGAAGGAATGCTATCCGTTGACAACGTAAAAAACCACTATAAGGGTGAATTGTCTTTTTCTAGTGTATTAATAGCTGCGAACTATATTATTCCCGATATTATTCATCAGTTCCATTATCTTTACCCACAAATCAAAACGACCATTCATACAGGTCACTCCAAGGATATACTAAACATGGTTCTTGAACGCCAAGTACCGCTAGGCATCGCACGTTCCATTAGTCATCCTCTTATTGAGTCCATGCATTTAATAGATGACGAAATGATTCTTGTCGTTTACCCGCAGCACCACTACTCTAGCAGAGACACCATATCCATTGAAGAAGTTGCAACTGAGCCGCTTATTTTATTTAACCGTGGCTCCCTCGATTGGACGCTGATCCATAGTGCCTTTAAACGTTTAGCTATCAAGCCGAATGTCATTATGGAGGTAGATAGCATTGAAGTAGCAAAGAAGGTAGTCAGTAAGAAAACAGGGATCGCTATCCTTCCCAAATTTGCTGTAGAAGAGGAGCTAAAGTCAAATGAACTTCGCGAGGTAGTAATCTCAAACATTCCTAAAATCAACCGTCCGTTTGAACTCATCTATTTAAAAGAATCAACCTTCGATGAAAATACAAAACTGTTTAAGGAATTTTTAATTAAAGCAATAAAAGAAGGAAAACGCAGCAAATAA
- the dat gene encoding D-amino-acid transaminase, giving the protein MINRQGVFKISIGFINGRFISIEEEVIPIDERGHQFGDGVYEVIRVYNSMPFMADEHLERLMRSAEAVQIEPNQSLDQLKEIINQGIEISGLTDAEVYIQVTRGISPRQHHFPQCPASLSMTIRPVRLVSEELRRNGASVTLMDDERWANCYIKSLNLLPNVLAKQAAYSAGHYEAVFIRDGLITEGSSSNVFVVKGQVVYTTPLSKKILSGITRQAVIGLCKELGIALEEKEMTTEFFMDSDEIFITSTTTELLPICSVDGQTIGDGKPGSITQRLYTAYQVLYKGTKNRQNRVIL; this is encoded by the coding sequence ATGATAAATAGACAGGGGGTATTTAAAATTAGTATAGGTTTTATCAACGGTAGATTTATTTCTATTGAAGAAGAAGTTATTCCAATTGATGAGAGAGGACACCAATTTGGCGATGGCGTATATGAAGTGATTCGAGTCTATAACTCGATGCCATTCATGGCAGATGAACACCTAGAGCGCCTAATGCGCAGCGCTGAAGCCGTTCAAATTGAACCCAATCAATCACTAGACCAGCTTAAAGAAATCATTAACCAGGGAATAGAGATTTCTGGATTGACCGATGCAGAGGTTTACATTCAGGTCACACGGGGGATATCCCCTAGGCAACATCATTTTCCTCAATGCCCCGCTTCCCTCAGTATGACGATTCGGCCTGTGAGACTAGTCTCAGAAGAACTTAGAAGAAATGGCGCTTCTGTAACTTTAATGGATGATGAACGTTGGGCTAACTGTTATATTAAATCACTAAATCTACTGCCTAATGTCTTAGCAAAACAAGCCGCTTACTCTGCTGGACATTATGAAGCTGTTTTTATCAGGGATGGGCTGATTACTGAAGGTTCTAGTAGCAACGTATTTGTAGTGAAAGGTCAAGTAGTCTACACGACGCCCCTAAGTAAAAAGATTTTGTCAGGGATAACCCGTCAGGCAGTTATTGGCTTGTGCAAAGAATTAGGCATCGCATTGGAAGAAAAGGAAATGACGACAGAATTTTTTATGGATAGCGATGAAATCTTTATTACAAGTACAACTACAGAACTGTTGCCCATTTGTTCTGTTGATGGTCAAACTATCGGAGATGGTAAGCCAGGTTCGATCACTCAAAGACTCTATACGGCTTACCAGGTATTGTATAAGGGAACAAAGAATAGACAAAACAGGGTTATCTTGTAA
- a CDS encoding serine hydrolase produces MMSLQQKIESIASEAVGMFGVSIKHLNTQEEVNINENRLFQTASVVKIPILAALMEEAYKGNIDLHKRMPIREEDFVPGSGVLKEFEIGVEVTIKDMATMMIIVSDNLATDKVLGLLGADHVQRRMHESGMQNMYIKHSIWELLSHCVGIPPKSYNKEDFNEITRRLNTSQYDMDNIVYQESTENNVSTPKDMTRLLEMIAKGEFVSKDCSDDIIDILLKQQLRQRIPRLIPYGTKIANKTGSLATIVNDAGIVYMPENKGAFVMSVFSKGVASSYDAERTIVQMAQTAYQHFLGE; encoded by the coding sequence ATGATGAGTTTACAGCAGAAGATAGAATCCATTGCAAGTGAAGCTGTGGGGATGTTTGGCGTATCCATTAAACATTTAAATACCCAGGAAGAGGTCAATATAAACGAAAACCGACTATTTCAAACAGCGAGTGTAGTGAAGATTCCGATCCTTGCTGCCCTTATGGAAGAGGCGTATAAAGGGAATATCGACTTGCACAAACGTATGCCTATAAGAGAAGAAGACTTCGTCCCCGGTTCAGGTGTGTTGAAGGAATTTGAAATTGGAGTGGAAGTCACAATTAAAGATATGGCAACGATGATGATCATCGTAAGTGATAATTTGGCAACGGATAAAGTTCTGGGTTTACTAGGAGCAGATCATGTCCAAAGAAGAATGCATGAATCAGGGATGCAAAATATGTACATCAAGCACTCCATTTGGGAACTTTTAAGCCATTGTGTTGGCATCCCTCCAAAATCGTATAACAAGGAAGACTTTAACGAAATTACTCGTCGCTTGAATACTAGCCAATATGATATGGACAATATTGTTTACCAAGAATCTACCGAAAACAACGTAAGCACTCCAAAGGACATGACAAGATTACTAGAAATGATAGCCAAAGGAGAATTCGTCTCTAAAGATTGTTCGGACGACATCATTGACATTCTTTTAAAGCAACAGCTTCGGCAGCGTATCCCGCGTTTAATCCCTTATGGGACAAAGATTGCAAATAAAACCGGAAGCTTGGCAACAATTGTCAACGACGCAGGTATTGTCTACATGCCAGAGAACAAAGGGGCATTTGTCATGAGCGTGTTTTCTAAAGGTGTGGCCTCTTCTTATGACGCAGAAAGAACAATCGTTCAAATGGCTCAAACCGCGTACCAACATTTTTTGGGCGAATAG
- a CDS encoding ABC transporter ATP-binding protein has protein sequence MELKTRQKELLRVENMNIRFKGEGGKLIPAVRDLNFCINEGETVGLVGESGCGKSVTSLSLMRLIPPHSGLAEGKIILQDQDINQLSEREMRSLRGNRVSMIFQEPMTSLNPVQKIGKQIGEVIYLHSSLSKEEIQQKSIEMLKKVGIPRAEKIINDYPHQLSGGMRQRVVIAMAMACNPKLLIADEPTTALDVTIQAQILELMNELKEQYNTSILLITHDLGVIAEMADRVMVMYYGQIVEQADVRTLFKHPKHPYTIGLLNSVPDIDDESNDPLKPIEGNVPTLGMIKAGCAFRDRCQHSFQKCHEQNPPLFNHQGQLVRCWLYEGQEVIS, from the coding sequence ATGGAACTCAAGACAAGGCAAAAAGAGCTGCTGAGAGTGGAAAACATGAATATTAGATTCAAGGGAGAAGGTGGGAAGCTTATTCCTGCTGTAAGAGACCTGAATTTTTGCATTAATGAAGGAGAAACGGTGGGTCTCGTAGGTGAGTCCGGATGCGGGAAAAGTGTGACCTCTCTTTCACTCATGAGACTCATTCCTCCTCATTCCGGTTTAGCTGAGGGGAAGATTATACTCCAAGATCAAGACATCAATCAATTGTCAGAAAGAGAAATGCGCTCACTACGAGGGAATAGGGTGTCCATGATCTTTCAAGAGCCTATGACTTCCTTGAACCCTGTTCAAAAGATCGGAAAACAAATTGGAGAAGTTATATATCTTCACTCTAGTCTAAGCAAAGAAGAGATCCAGCAGAAATCAATAGAAATGCTAAAAAAAGTAGGAATCCCGAGGGCTGAAAAAATAATAAACGATTATCCACATCAATTGTCCGGGGGCATGAGGCAACGAGTGGTCATCGCGATGGCCATGGCATGCAATCCTAAACTACTTATTGCTGACGAACCGACTACAGCCCTCGACGTAACGATTCAGGCTCAGATACTAGAGCTTATGAATGAATTAAAAGAACAATACAACACATCCATATTGCTTATCACGCACGACCTGGGTGTCATTGCAGAGATGGCTGATCGCGTGATGGTTATGTATTACGGTCAAATTGTAGAACAGGCTGATGTGCGTACACTTTTCAAACATCCTAAGCATCCCTATACCATTGGTCTTTTAAATTCTGTTCCTGATATAGATGATGAAAGTAATGATCCACTAAAACCGATAGAAGGGAATGTTCCAACTCTTGGTATGATCAAGGCAGGGTGTGCGTTTAGGGACAGGTGTCAACATTCGTTTCAGAAGTGTCACGAGCAAAACCCACCACTTTTCAATCATCAAGGTCAATTGGTTAGGTGCTGGCTTTATGAGGGACAGGAGGTAATCTCATGA
- a CDS encoding ABC transporter permease, with product MAHVKLENDSPVIMSEEVEPRSQSFFYMAWKKLRRNKSAMFGGFILLFFIVISVFAPYIATHPVNEMRFEDSLQAPSSEHWLGTDEFGRDIFTRILYGGRVSLLMGLVAVSIAGSVGILIGVIAGYYRKVDVYIMQFMDILMSFPSLLMAIVIVAILGVGLTNAMLAVAIAIIPSFVRVVRGSVLAVREKEYIASAVALGVRDCKIIVKHILPNIASPVVVLATLEFGVSILAAASLSFLGLGAQPPNPEWGALVYVGKAFLTQAWWMTLFPGMAIMLVVLGFNLLGDGLRDALDSRLK from the coding sequence ATGGCACACGTAAAATTGGAAAACGATTCACCGGTCATCATGTCCGAGGAAGTAGAACCGAGATCGCAATCTTTTTTTTACATGGCATGGAAAAAACTTAGACGAAACAAAAGTGCCATGTTTGGAGGTTTCATTCTTTTATTTTTTATCGTAATCTCGGTATTTGCACCTTATATTGCTACCCATCCAGTAAATGAAATGAGATTTGAGGATAGTTTGCAGGCACCTAGCTCTGAACATTGGTTGGGTACAGATGAATTCGGAAGAGATATATTCACCCGCATTCTATATGGAGGAAGGGTCTCTTTGCTTATGGGACTTGTTGCGGTCTCAATTGCAGGGAGTGTCGGAATCCTTATAGGTGTGATCGCGGGCTATTATCGGAAAGTTGATGTCTATATTATGCAGTTCATGGATATCCTTATGTCTTTCCCATCCTTACTTATGGCTATCGTGATCGTGGCTATCCTTGGTGTCGGGCTAACAAATGCCATGTTAGCTGTCGCTATCGCAATTATTCCATCCTTTGTACGGGTAGTGAGAGGATCGGTGCTGGCTGTTCGTGAGAAGGAATACATTGCTTCCGCTGTGGCATTAGGAGTAAGAGATTGCAAGATTATCGTTAAGCACATTCTGCCTAATATCGCTTCTCCAGTGGTCGTGCTAGCAACGCTCGAGTTCGGCGTGAGTATTTTAGCAGCTGCGTCCTTAAGTTTTCTTGGACTTGGCGCACAGCCGCCAAACCCAGAATGGGGTGCATTAGTTTATGTCGGTAAGGCATTCTTAACCCAAGCATGGTGGATGACACTATTCCCTGGTATGGCCATTATGTTGGTCGTGTTAGGCTTCAATTTATTAGGTGATGGATTGCGGGATGCCTTAGATTCAAGATTAAAATAA
- a CDS encoding MBL fold metallo-hydrolase, whose protein sequence is MEKYGLYQITIPLPFRLNHVHCYLARQGNRWKIIDTGLNRKETENVWQEAFETNGINVAEDIDDIILTHHHPDHLGFAGRMEEWTQAPVKISKLAGYWAQYVWQDSTYSKTREFFENNGLPADLLVDMAEYDQKFHSYLMPLPKRLETFEEGEYLQIGELKYEAISTPGHADGHMCFYNLEEKVLLGGDHILKKITPNISYYGYGEENPLKAYIESLNRIQSLEISLILPGHGPIITDVGERINEILKHHEERLAQVLDDVIGEETAYDICNRLFKRELTVHEQRFAMGETLAHLNYLVGLGEIQKSVDDGGNVLFKK, encoded by the coding sequence ATGGAGAAATATGGTTTATATCAAATAACGATCCCGCTTCCTTTTCGACTTAATCATGTTCACTGTTATCTGGCTCGTCAAGGGAATCGATGGAAGATCATAGATACAGGTTTGAATCGGAAGGAGACGGAGAATGTATGGCAAGAGGCGTTTGAGACGAATGGAATTAATGTGGCGGAGGATATTGATGATATCATTCTGACTCATCATCACCCTGATCATCTTGGGTTTGCAGGTCGAATGGAGGAATGGACCCAAGCTCCAGTTAAGATTAGTAAACTTGCAGGCTATTGGGCGCAATATGTTTGGCAAGACTCAACGTATTCAAAGACTCGCGAGTTTTTTGAAAACAACGGGTTACCAGCTGATTTACTAGTGGATATGGCAGAGTATGATCAAAAATTTCACTCTTACCTCATGCCTTTGCCTAAGCGGTTGGAGACATTTGAAGAAGGTGAATATCTGCAAATTGGGGAATTGAAATATGAAGCTATATCAACACCAGGACATGCGGATGGTCACATGTGCTTTTATAATTTAGAGGAAAAGGTCTTGCTAGGCGGAGATCACATCCTAAAGAAAATCACTCCCAATATCTCTTATTATGGATATGGAGAGGAGAACCCTCTGAAGGCTTATATAGAATCGCTGAATCGAATTCAGAGTCTAGAAATTTCGCTCATACTACCTGGTCATGGGCCAATCATTACGGATGTGGGTGAACGTATCAATGAAATTCTAAAACACCATGAAGAACGATTGGCACAGGTTTTAGACGATGTAATTGGGGAAGAGACCGCCTATGATATCTGCAATCGCTTGTTTAAAAGAGAACTCACTGTTCATGAACAGCGATTTGCTATGGGTGAAACACTAGCGCATTTGAATTATCTAGTAGGGTTAGGTGAAATACAAAAAAGCGTGGATGATGGTGGAAACGTTTTATTTAAAAAATAG
- a CDS encoding ABC transporter permease, which produces MTNYFLKRLLAMVMTLIGVSLIVFMMVHLIPGNPVTYILGDFATEEMVKELESRLGLDKPLPIQYLSYMSGVMQGDFGTSYITGYSVMEEILNRIPITAQLAIYSVLFGSFVGILMGTIAAVKHNTIFDRLAMLVSLIGISAPSFWIALFLILIFSYHLSVFPISGYTGFYSLILPSITLGLGSAGNIARMTRSSMLEVIKQDYIRTAQAKGANLYRLVFHHCLQNALIPVITLIGMQFGYLLAGAVVTETVFALPGIGSLVVSSIATRDIPTVQGLILFMAFMFILVNLIVDLLYTKLDPRIQFD; this is translated from the coding sequence GTGACAAATTATTTCCTTAAGAGATTACTCGCCATGGTCATGACCTTAATTGGTGTCTCTCTAATCGTATTTATGATGGTCCATTTAATTCCAGGCAATCCTGTAACTTATATACTAGGGGACTTCGCAACGGAAGAAATGGTCAAAGAATTAGAAAGTCGGTTAGGGCTGGATAAGCCCTTACCGATCCAATATTTAAGCTATATGTCTGGAGTGATGCAGGGAGACTTTGGGACCTCATATATTACAGGATATAGTGTCATGGAAGAGATTCTGAATCGAATTCCGATAACTGCGCAACTGGCTATTTATAGTGTTTTATTCGGGTCATTTGTAGGGATTCTCATGGGTACGATTGCTGCAGTTAAACATAACACGATATTCGATCGACTGGCCATGCTAGTTTCTCTGATTGGTATATCTGCTCCTAGCTTTTGGATTGCTCTGTTTTTAATTTTAATATTTTCTTATCACTTGAGCGTTTTTCCTATATCAGGGTACACCGGTTTTTACTCCCTCATACTTCCATCGATTACCCTTGGGCTAGGTTCAGCCGGAAACATTGCTAGGATGACACGTTCTAGTATGCTGGAAGTGATTAAGCAGGATTACATTCGGACAGCGCAGGCTAAAGGAGCAAATTTGTACCGACTGGTGTTTCATCACTGCTTGCAGAATGCTTTGATCCCCGTCATTACATTGATAGGAATGCAATTCGGATACTTATTGGCAGGAGCAGTCGTTACCGAAACGGTTTTTGCTTTGCCTGGCATAGGCAGCCTTGTTGTTTCCTCCATTGCAACTAGAGACATTCCAACGGTACAGGGGTTAATCCTGTTCATGGCTTTTATGTTCATTCTCGTGAATTTAATAGTAGATCTTCTTTATACCAAATTAGATCCGCGAATCCAATTTGACTAA
- a CDS encoding ABC transporter ATP-binding protein, which yields MSQTLLSVDHLKTYFPTGKGLFQRNKGFIKAVDDISFQVNRGETLGIVGESGCGKSTMGRSILRLIEPSAGSVKFNGIEVTHLNQNELRKLRSKMQIVFQDPYASLNPQMTVGSILNEALITHHIGETDQERKEKIAELLMTVGLRPKHASFYPHEFSGGQRQRIGIARAIAVNPSLIIADEPVSALDVSVQAQILNLFQNLKEAYGLTYIFIAHDLSVVKHVSDRIGVMYLGKIVELADKKQLFKKPLHPYTQALMSAVPSLDPDVKKERIILQGDLPSPASPPEGCSFHTRCSYRMDVCKTVKPRETVVDNGFVSCHLYDDQYKS from the coding sequence ATGAGTCAAACTTTATTATCCGTTGATCATTTAAAAACCTACTTTCCAACTGGGAAAGGTCTGTTCCAAAGGAACAAGGGTTTTATTAAAGCGGTCGACGATATTTCATTCCAAGTCAATCGTGGCGAGACACTTGGCATTGTAGGTGAGAGTGGATGCGGGAAGTCAACCATGGGCAGAAGTATTCTCCGTTTGATTGAGCCAAGTGCTGGATCTGTCAAGTTTAATGGAATTGAAGTAACCCATTTAAATCAAAATGAACTAAGAAAATTACGAAGTAAGATGCAAATTGTTTTTCAAGATCCCTATGCTTCTCTGAATCCACAAATGACGGTTGGATCAATCTTAAATGAGGCTTTAATTACGCATCACATCGGTGAGACAGATCAAGAGAGAAAAGAGAAGATAGCAGAGCTGTTGATGACCGTTGGGTTAAGGCCTAAGCACGCAAGCTTCTATCCACATGAGTTCAGTGGTGGTCAGCGGCAAAGAATTGGGATTGCCAGAGCGATAGCCGTGAATCCATCGCTTATTATTGCTGATGAACCGGTTTCTGCTCTGGATGTATCCGTTCAAGCCCAAATTCTTAACCTATTTCAAAACTTAAAGGAAGCATACGGTTTAACATATATTTTTATTGCACATGATCTCAGTGTGGTTAAACATGTGAGTGACCGTATCGGGGTTATGTATTTAGGGAAAATAGTAGAGCTGGCCGATAAAAAGCAATTATTTAAGAAACCTCTACATCCATACACACAGGCCCTGATGTCTGCAGTCCCTTCATTAGATCCGGATGTTAAAAAAGAGAGAATTATTCTTCAGGGGGACTTGCCCAGTCCAGCATCCCCACCGGAAGGCTGTTCCTTCCATACTCGATGCAGCTATAGAATGGATGTCTGTAAGACGGTGAAGCCCAGAGAAACCGTCGTTGACAACGGTTTTGTGAGTTGTCACTTGTATGATGATCAGTATAAATCGTAA
- a CDS encoding ABC transporter substrate-binding protein: protein MRKITNISIVLTLLFSVVLSGCGSTDQTSTDSKDSPSNREIVVAMVTEPDSVDVHKTSSIEDATEPLYETLFKRDKDGNIVPNLVEEYSMSSDGKEGTFKLKTGLEFHSGKPVNAEAVKKSFERMMAISPFNSNLGTVEGIDVVDENTFKIRWAEPYAPFFSNATSEFLAPLDVSVLDRQGEGFEKNPSASGPLELVEIKRGDSLVYKPNEKADWGEKGAPGFDKVTFRFIPDDETRLLEFKKGTVNVLLNVPIQYVEELEKEPGVTLERVPDYVLNYLGWNNKLPIFQDVRVRQAIALAVDREPIIQTTMRGEAKPVFGPLPSVVFGYSQTIEDKAKEKYAHNVEKAKQLLAEAGWSETNANGIVMKDGKPFSVDLWVTNEPAKQRAAQIIQNQLKEVGIEVKIAVKESAAIIEQTPKGAHQMILWTYGWFDADVMYFLLFGKGRSTRLHYEVDELDHILQRARVETDTKARLKLYEEAQEFLLEQTPFVPLFVRESITATRGLEKFEMHPISNAIQWKEVEVGQ, encoded by the coding sequence ATGAGGAAGATAACGAACATCTCTATTGTCTTGACTTTACTTTTCTCGGTTGTTCTTTCTGGATGCGGTTCAACGGATCAAACTTCCACAGATTCAAAAGATAGTCCTTCGAATCGAGAGATTGTCGTTGCGATGGTTACAGAACCAGATTCAGTGGATGTTCATAAGACCTCTTCCATTGAAGATGCTACTGAACCCTTGTATGAAACGTTATTTAAAAGGGATAAAGACGGAAATATCGTGCCGAATTTAGTAGAGGAATACAGCATGTCTTCAGATGGTAAAGAAGGTACATTTAAATTAAAAACAGGGCTGGAATTTCACTCAGGAAAACCAGTTAATGCAGAAGCTGTAAAAAAATCTTTTGAACGAATGATGGCAATTTCTCCCTTTAACTCTAATCTGGGTACGGTAGAGGGCATAGATGTTGTGGATGAAAATACTTTCAAGATCCGATGGGCTGAGCCTTATGCCCCATTTTTCAGTAATGCAACCTCAGAGTTTTTAGCTCCCTTGGATGTTTCCGTGTTAGATAGACAAGGAGAAGGATTTGAGAAAAATCCTAGCGCATCAGGTCCTTTGGAGTTAGTTGAGATTAAGAGGGGAGATTCCTTGGTTTATAAGCCAAATGAAAAAGCGGATTGGGGAGAGAAGGGTGCACCAGGCTTTGATAAGGTGACCTTCAGATTTATCCCAGATGATGAAACGAGATTATTGGAATTTAAGAAGGGGACGGTGAATGTTTTGCTGAATGTCCCCATTCAATATGTGGAAGAACTTGAGAAGGAACCTGGAGTCACGCTCGAGCGGGTGCCAGACTATGTACTCAATTATTTAGGCTGGAATAATAAACTCCCGATATTCCAAGATGTTAGGGTAAGACAAGCAATAGCATTGGCGGTTGACCGTGAACCGATCATTCAGACAACGATGAGAGGGGAAGCTAAACCCGTATTTGGTCCGCTTCCTAGTGTAGTATTTGGGTATAGTCAGACAATTGAGGATAAAGCAAAAGAGAAATATGCTCACAACGTCGAAAAAGCAAAACAACTGCTTGCTGAAGCAGGCTGGAGTGAAACGAATGCGAACGGAATTGTGATGAAAGATGGGAAGCCCTTCTCAGTTGATTTATGGGTCACCAACGAGCCGGCTAAGCAACGTGCAGCACAGATTATTCAGAATCAGTTAAAAGAAGTTGGAATCGAAGTCAAAATAGCGGTTAAAGAATCTGCAGCAATTATTGAGCAAACGCCAAAAGGTGCACACCAGATGATTCTATGGACCTACGGCTGGTTTGACGCTGATGTGATGTACTTCCTATTATTCGGTAAGGGAAGATCGACTAGATTACACTATGAGGTTGATGAATTGGATCATATCTTGCAGCGAGCTAGAGTTGAAACAGACACAAAAGCCCGCCTCAAGCTATATGAGGAAGCACAAGAGTTCCTGCTTGAGCAAACTCCGTTTGTACCTTTATTTGTAAGGGAAAGCATTACTGCCACTCGAGGACTCGAGAAGTTTGAGATGCATCCGATCTCCAATGCCATTCAATGGAAAGAGGTAGAAGTAGGACAGTAA
- a CDS encoding HPr family phosphocarrier protein — MTTDIILQKSAPYRLLEEIAVQSSAFESEIYLMKGNFKANAKNLIDLITLSLHPFDHLFLIIEGTDSNEAQEKIVKLLN, encoded by the coding sequence ATGACTACTGACATCATTCTTCAGAAATCAGCGCCATACCGTTTATTAGAGGAGATTGCTGTGCAAAGCTCCGCTTTCGAATCGGAGATCTATCTCATGAAGGGAAATTTCAAAGCAAACGCCAAGAATCTTATAGATTTGATAACGCTGTCCCTGCACCCCTTTGACCATCTATTTCTGATCATCGAGGGAACCGATTCAAACGAAGCACAGGAAAAGATTGTTAAGTTGCTAAATTAA